One window of the Novipirellula caenicola genome contains the following:
- the xerD gene encoding site-specific tyrosine recombinase XerD has translation MAKRPTKLELLQKAGPPPKSNRATETVCNEFLDYLRSECHLAANTIAAYGRDIQRFATWLGTGALNQISISDLSSYIGELHEAELAPASIARNVVAVRTFFKYLQLEGIVQSNPAELIVTQKMWQRIPGVLSAQQVERFLSSPRKADVYWQRDVAMLEVLYATGCRASEVCSIRVRDMSLGEKFLKCEGKGGKQRVVPIGSRAIAAITRYCEELRGKLAEKSPHPPEELFLSRSGRALDRIQLWRLVKFYAKRVGIDPSISPHSLRHSFATHLLAGGADLRLVQEMLGHASIQTTQIYTHVEHSRLKKVHQAFHPRA, from the coding sequence TTGGCAAAACGACCTACCAAGCTCGAGTTGCTACAGAAGGCGGGGCCGCCGCCCAAGTCGAATCGGGCAACCGAAACGGTTTGCAACGAGTTTCTTGACTACCTGCGTAGCGAATGTCACTTGGCGGCCAACACAATCGCCGCTTACGGTCGCGACATCCAGCGATTTGCGACTTGGCTTGGCACCGGAGCGCTGAACCAAATTTCGATTAGCGATTTGTCGTCCTACATCGGTGAACTTCACGAAGCCGAACTCGCTCCGGCTTCGATCGCCCGTAACGTGGTAGCCGTTCGGACTTTCTTCAAGTACTTGCAGCTTGAAGGGATCGTGCAGAGCAATCCCGCCGAATTAATTGTCACTCAGAAGATGTGGCAACGGATTCCCGGCGTTTTGTCGGCTCAGCAAGTCGAACGATTTTTGTCGTCACCGCGGAAAGCGGATGTTTATTGGCAGCGTGACGTGGCGATGTTGGAAGTCCTGTACGCGACCGGATGTCGTGCTTCGGAAGTCTGTTCGATCCGTGTGCGGGACATGTCGCTCGGTGAAAAGTTCTTGAAGTGCGAAGGAAAAGGGGGCAAGCAACGCGTCGTGCCAATCGGTTCGCGAGCGATCGCGGCGATCACTCGCTACTGCGAAGAATTGCGAGGCAAGTTAGCGGAGAAGAGTCCGCATCCGCCGGAGGAACTTTTTCTCTCACGCAGTGGCCGAGCACTGGACCGCATCCAGTTGTGGCGGCTTGTCAAATTTTATGCCAAGCGAGTCGGCATCGATCCGTCGATCAGCCCCCACAGTTTGCGGCATAGCTTCGCCACTCATCTGTTGGCCGGAGGCGCCGATTTGCGTTTGGTTCAAGAGATGTTAGGCCACGCCAGCATCCAGACCACTCAAATCTATACGCACGTAGAACACTCGCGATTAAAGAAGGTTCACCAAGCGTTTCACCCGAGAGCGTGA
- a CDS encoding class I SAM-dependent rRNA methyltransferase, translating to MPDRSSIVCDSISIQDQSRVTYSDTPVPLRLKPSRQFPFLARHPWVHAHALAETGHNLKSGQVVDLLDFDGNWVARGVVNPGSRLRVRLYAFDANIEIGEQHWRSRIDAAIARRRLTGPVDPQAGERIVFSESDLLSGLIVDRYADCLGVQFTAGALLRWQQPILEHLKSALSARAIMVRVDEKTAKHEGIEPQNEWFEGVEQQEPVLYSENGLQLAVDLHAGQKTGGYLDQRLNHLAAAQYLKGRSVLDVCCYNGGFGLVALKQGAKSVLGIDSSQAALDQAQKAVTRNGLDQDSENGDSGSRISFTQGDCFDELKRLADEGHRFDAVILDPPRFAGSRHQVDTALRAYRRLNSLAVDLLSPGGILVTCSCSGRVSRSEFLNMLLDVGRRKRRDLIVLENRGPAPDHPCAISCPESDYLKCIIAEVQ from the coding sequence ATGCCCGACCGATCCTCCATTGTTTGCGATTCCATTTCCATTCAGGACCAATCACGCGTGACCTATTCCGATACCCCTGTCCCGCTTCGCTTAAAACCGTCACGCCAATTCCCCTTTCTGGCTCGCCATCCATGGGTCCACGCTCATGCGTTGGCGGAAACGGGGCACAATTTAAAATCGGGGCAGGTCGTCGATCTGCTTGATTTCGACGGAAATTGGGTCGCGCGTGGCGTCGTCAATCCAGGCAGCCGGTTGCGTGTCCGGCTGTACGCTTTTGATGCCAACATCGAAATCGGCGAGCAGCATTGGAGGTCGCGAATCGACGCCGCGATCGCTCGTCGGCGATTGACCGGCCCGGTGGACCCGCAGGCGGGCGAACGAATCGTGTTCAGTGAATCCGACCTGCTCAGCGGTCTGATCGTCGACCGCTACGCCGATTGTTTGGGAGTGCAATTCACCGCCGGAGCATTGTTGCGTTGGCAGCAGCCCATCCTCGAGCACCTCAAATCGGCGTTGTCGGCGCGAGCGATCATGGTCCGCGTGGACGAAAAAACCGCCAAACACGAAGGCATCGAGCCTCAAAACGAGTGGTTCGAAGGGGTCGAGCAACAAGAACCAGTACTCTATAGCGAGAACGGGCTGCAATTGGCGGTCGATTTGCATGCCGGGCAAAAAACCGGAGGCTATCTCGACCAACGTCTCAATCACCTTGCGGCCGCCCAATATCTGAAAGGCCGCAGTGTGTTGGATGTCTGTTGCTACAACGGCGGGTTTGGGTTGGTCGCCCTGAAACAGGGCGCCAAATCGGTGCTGGGCATCGATTCGAGCCAAGCGGCACTCGACCAGGCACAAAAGGCGGTTACCCGCAACGGGCTGGATCAGGACTCGGAAAATGGTGACTCGGGCTCTAGAATCAGCTTTACTCAGGGCGATTGTTTTGACGAACTGAAACGGCTTGCCGACGAAGGGCATCGCTTTGACGCTGTGATACTCGATCCCCCTCGTTTTGCGGGCAGTCGACATCAAGTCGACACCGCACTCCGCGCCTATCGGCGGCTCAATTCACTCGCCGTAGACCTGCTGTCCCCCGGAGGAATTCTGGTCACATGCAGCTGTAGCGGGCGTGTTTCTCGGTCCGAATTTCTCAATATGCTACTGGATGTCGGACGACGAAAACGCCGCGATTTGATCGTCCTGGAAAACCGCGGGCCAGCCCCGGACCACCCTTGTGCTATTTCGTGTCCGGAAAGCGATTATTTAAAATGTATAATTGCAGAGGTTCAGTAG
- the galE gene encoding UDP-glucose 4-epimerase GalE, which produces MNVMVVGGAGYIGSHAVRLLLDAGHTVTVYDNLSRGHAASVPEGMLVQGELSDRTKVVQTLREKKIDAVMHFAAFALVNESVNDPALYYRNNVIDAVELLDAMREADVKKIVFSSTTATYGEPDTVPIPETTPQNPINPYGFTKMVFEHALADYAAAYGFGYAALRYFNAAGARPDGSIGEDHDPETHLIPIVLQVALGQRDAITIFGDDYATADGTCVRDYIHVDDLGAAHLLALDKIELGKGLCVNLGTGRGTSVREIIEACREVTGHPIPEKMGPRRTGDPSELIADARLAKEKLGWQPKYMDVKSIVETAWKWHQAHPNGYEK; this is translated from the coding sequence ATGAATGTTATGGTGGTAGGTGGCGCGGGATATATCGGTTCTCACGCGGTGCGGTTGCTGCTAGATGCCGGTCACACGGTCACCGTGTATGACAATCTCTCGCGAGGCCACGCCGCCTCGGTCCCCGAGGGCATGTTGGTCCAAGGAGAATTGTCCGACCGAACCAAAGTCGTGCAGACGCTTCGCGAGAAAAAAATCGACGCGGTGATGCACTTTGCCGCCTTCGCGTTGGTCAACGAATCGGTCAACGATCCGGCACTCTACTACCGCAACAATGTGATCGACGCGGTCGAACTGCTCGATGCCATGCGTGAAGCCGATGTGAAGAAAATTGTGTTCAGCAGCACCACCGCGACGTACGGAGAACCCGACACCGTCCCGATCCCGGAAACGACGCCTCAGAATCCGATCAATCCCTATGGATTCACCAAAATGGTGTTCGAACATGCGTTGGCGGATTATGCGGCAGCGTACGGCTTCGGCTATGCGGCACTTCGCTACTTCAATGCCGCCGGAGCACGTCCCGACGGTTCGATCGGTGAGGATCACGATCCGGAAACCCACCTGATTCCAATCGTGCTACAGGTCGCCTTGGGACAACGCGATGCGATCACCATTTTTGGCGACGATTATGCGACCGCCGATGGCACCTGTGTGCGTGACTACATCCACGTTGACGATCTCGGGGCCGCACATTTGCTAGCACTCGACAAAATCGAACTTGGCAAAGGTTTGTGTGTGAACTTGGGCACCGGTCGTGGGACGAGTGTTCGCGAGATCATCGAGGCATGTCGTGAAGTCACGGGGCATCCGATTCCCGAAAAGATGGGACCACGCCGCACCGGAGACCCTTCGGAGCTGATCGCTGACGCCCGCCTAGCCAAAGAAAAACTCGGCTGGCAACCCAAATACATGGACGTCAAATCGATCGTCGAAACCGCTTGGAAATGGCACCAAGCCCATCCAAACGGGTACGAAAAATAA
- a CDS encoding ferredoxin family protein, with product MTHVVCEPCSGCKYTDCVVVCPVECFYEGDQMLYIHPEECIDCEACVPECPVEAIFHEDNVPEEWKSYIELNAERAESDECDVITEKKEPLADK from the coding sequence ATGACACATGTTGTTTGCGAACCATGCTCAGGGTGCAAATACACCGATTGTGTTGTTGTTTGTCCAGTAGAGTGCTTCTACGAGGGCGATCAAATGTTGTATATCCACCCCGAAGAATGCATCGACTGTGAAGCGTGCGTTCCGGAATGTCCCGTCGAAGCGATCTTCCACGAAGACAATGTCCCCGAGGAATGGAAGAGCTACATCGAACTGAACGCCGAGCGTGCCGAGTCGGATGAGTGCGATGTCATCACGGAAAAGAAAGAACCGCTCGCCGACAAGTAA
- a CDS encoding FHA domain-containing protein → MSGVTLKILHGADRGKVYENLHPPLTVGREEGNDIQLNDERVSRCHFKVQRDNERLVLTDLDSTNGTKVNGTECQLKILRHGDLIALGRSLILVGSEEQIAARLAAMGGDNPTVSRDMASSESSIALELNQEPKSPYPAELVQILEVPSIPDGLSPGQKAQLCEILDYLQSRLHKLIDAAKTNESNDEVVLSFAAWQRLLDAQAKLATMGRKIADPDWPN, encoded by the coding sequence ATGTCGGGCGTGACCCTCAAGATTCTGCACGGCGCCGATCGCGGAAAGGTGTATGAAAACTTGCACCCACCGCTGACGGTCGGTCGCGAAGAAGGCAACGACATCCAGCTCAATGACGAGCGAGTCAGCCGCTGTCACTTCAAGGTCCAACGTGACAACGAACGCTTGGTGTTGACCGATTTGGACAGCACCAACGGAACGAAAGTCAACGGCACCGAGTGCCAACTGAAGATCTTGCGACACGGCGACCTGATTGCGTTGGGGCGCAGTTTGATCTTGGTCGGTTCCGAAGAACAGATCGCCGCGCGGTTGGCTGCCATGGGCGGCGACAACCCAACCGTCAGCCGCGACATGGCGTCGTCGGAAAGTTCGATTGCACTGGAGTTGAATCAAGAACCCAAATCGCCTTATCCTGCCGAGTTGGTGCAAATCCTCGAAGTCCCTTCGATTCCCGATGGATTGTCGCCAGGCCAAAAAGCACAACTCTGTGAGATCCTTGATTACCTTCAATCACGACTTCACAAGTTGATTGACGCAGCCAAGACAAACGAAAGCAACGACGAGGTCGTGTTGTCGTTCGCCGCTTGGCAACGACTGTTGGATGCCCAAGCCAAATTGGCAACCATGGGACGCAAGATCGCGGACCCCGATTGGCCCAACTGA